The Kogia breviceps isolate mKogBre1 chromosome 4, mKogBre1 haplotype 1, whole genome shotgun sequence genome window below encodes:
- the LOC131756098 gene encoding histone H1.8-like, with the protein MAPGSVASSDTSSTSTLGSSGSSGSEKPGLIQSGVREPHRHPPVLRMVLEALQAGERRRGTSVAAIKVYILKKYPTVDALRLKYLLKQALATGMHRGLLVRPINSKARGATGSFKLVPKDKRKIQPRKTSTMTAPRRPGQAEGKDPKKPSESKKNPPNPGDVKKGSMKPGEGRTAPSKPGAAKKAPKKGQQTKDPEARLGEAKKSSQQPDKATQSLSIASGPGGKSEVKGGRSSRADTKAHRKTKPGSQSSKPTVTKGENAAASPAKKKRGSKVPKKAAAQGAGEAPKAKAPVPPKGRGSKMEPVPLARKAEAPKGPRKPGIPAKSSSSKAASKKAEAES; encoded by the coding sequence ATGGCTCCTGGGAGCGTCGCCTCCAGTGACACCTCCTCGACCTCCACACTGGGGTCGTCCGGGTCATCTGGGTCTGAAAAGCCAGGCCTGATCCAGAGCGGCGTCCGAGAGCCCCACCGCCACCCTCCGGTGCTGCGCATGGTGCTGGAGGCGCTGCAGGCCGGGGAGCGGCGCCGCGGTACCTCGGTGGCAGCCATCAAGGTTTACATCCTGAAGAAGTACCCGACGGTGGACGCCCTCCGGCTCAAGTACCTGCTGAAGCAGGCCTTGGCCACAGGCATGCACCGCGGCCTCCTCGTCAGGCCCATCAACTCCAAGGCCCGGGGAGCCACTGGCAGCTTCAAATTAGTTcccaaagacaaaaggaaaatccAGCCCAGGAAGACGTCTACCATGACGGCCCCCAGGAGGCCTGGTCAAGCTGAGGGAAAAGACCCCAAGAAACCAAGTGAGTCCAAGAAGAACCCACCCAACCCAGGCGATGTGAAAAAAGGATCCATGAAGCCGGGAGAGGGGAGGACAGCTCCCTCCAAACCAGGTGCAGCCAAGAAGGCCCCCAAGAAAGGCCAGCAGACCAAGGACCCAGAGGCAAGACTGGGTGAGGCCAAGAAGTCCTCCCAACAGCCAGACAAGGCCACACAGTCCCTTTCCATTGCCAGTGGGCCCGGCGGGAAGTCAGAGGTCAAAGGTGGAAGGAGCAGCCGAGCAGATACCAAGGCCCACAGGAAAACGAAGCCTGGGAGTCAGAGCTCCAAACCCACGGTCACCAAGGGCGAGAATGCTGCTGCTTCCCCAGCCAAAAAGAAGAGGGGGAGCAAGGTCCCTAAAAAGGCTGCTgcccagggggctggggaggcgCCTAAAGCCAAGGCCCCTGTTCCTCCCAAGGGCAGGGGGTCCAAGATGGAGCCTGTACCACTGGCCAGGAAGGCAGAGGCCCCTAAAGGCCCGAGAAAGCCTGGCATTCCCGCCAAGTCCTCATCGTCCAAAGCGGCCAGTAAGAAGGCAGAAGCTGAGAGCTAG